A single region of the Nocardioides aurantiacus genome encodes:
- a CDS encoding PspC domain-containing protein produces MTEQTTTPTSHPTGQPTTHPTGQPRPLPQQPPPPYRRLVRTDGPLAGVCGGVGAYLGVDPTVVRVLAVLAMVLTLPVGPLVYLVLWAVVPRG; encoded by the coding sequence ATGACCGAGCAGACCACCACACCGACCAGCCACCCGACCGGCCAGCCGACCACCCACCCGACCGGCCAGCCGCGGCCGCTGCCGCAGCAGCCGCCCCCGCCCTACCGCCGCTTGGTCCGCACCGACGGCCCGCTGGCCGGCGTGTGCGGCGGGGTGGGCGCCTACCTGGGCGTCGACCCGACCGTGGTCCGCGTGCTGGCGGTCCTCGCGATGGTGCTGACGCTGCCGGTCGGCCCGCTCGTCTACCTCGTGCTCTGGGCCGTCGTCCCGCGCGGCTGA